In Vicia villosa cultivar HV-30 ecotype Madison, WI unplaced genomic scaffold, Vvil1.0 ctg.005397F_1_1, whole genome shotgun sequence, a single window of DNA contains:
- the LOC131642597 gene encoding uncharacterized protein LOC131642597, translating to MDPIKYLFEKLALTGRIARWQVLLSEYDIQCRAQKAIKGSVLFDQLASQPIDNDQSLRDDFPDEEIMYLKSKDYEEPLHGEEHDPESRWGLIFDGAVNAYGRGIGEVIVMPQGSHIKGEWETRHPGLIPYRDYARRLLTFFNKVEFHHIPREENQMADALVTLASMYQVKFPNEAPQIRIMRLDRPSHVFAAEIITDDKPWFYNINIFL from the exons atggatccaatcaaatacttgTTCGAAAAGCTGGCGTTAACTGGAAGAATTGCCCGCTGGCAGGTGTTATTATCAGAGTACGACATCCAATGTCGTGCCCAAaaagccatcaaaggaagtgttttaTTCGATCAGTTGGCCTCTCAACCTATTGATAATGATCAATCTTTACGagatgacttcccagatgaagagatCATGTATTTGAAATCAAAAGATTATGAGGAACCTTTACATGGAGAAGAACATGATCCTGAATCTCGATGGGGTTTGATATTTGATGGAGCTGTTAATGCTTATGGAAGAGGAATTGGGGAAGTCATTGTTATGCCACAAGGTTCCCAT ATCAAGGGAGAATGGGAAacccgtcatcctggtttaattccttacagagattatgcccgAAGACTGCTAaccttcttcaacaaagttgagttCCATCACATACCTCGTGAGGAAAATCAAATGGCAGATGCATTGGTCACTCTAGCTTCCATGTATCAAGTGAAGTTTCCAAATGAAGCTCCTCAAATTAGaatcatgcgcctggataggccttcTCATGTATTCGCTGCTGAAATTATCACAGATGACAAGCCGTGGTTTTATAACATCAATATCTTCTTATAG